From the genome of Nicotiana sylvestris chromosome 2, ASM39365v2, whole genome shotgun sequence, one region includes:
- the LOC104215805 gene encoding auxin-responsive protein SAUR50-like, translated as MGLKKTSKQSTQTAALKQIIKRCSSFGKNENGFPHDVPKGHFVVYVGENRSRYIIPISWLSYPEFQNLLQRAEEEFGFSHEMGITIPCDEDDFCSLISMFR; from the coding sequence ATGGGTCTAAAGAAAACAAGCAAACAAAGCACTCAAACAGCAGCTTTGAAACAAATCATCAAAAGGTGTTCCAGCTTCGGAAAGAACGAGAATGGTTTCCCCCATGATGTTCCAAAAGGTCATTTTGTTGTCTATGTGGGAGAAAATAGGAGCAGATATATAATTCCTATTTCTTGGTTGTCATATCCAGAATTTCAAAACTTACTTCAAAGAGCTGAAGAAGAGTTTGGATTTAGCCATGAGATGGGCATTACTATTCCTTGTGATGAAGATGATTTCTGCTCTCTTATTTCCATGTTCAGATGA
- the LOC104215804 gene encoding small nuclear ribonucleoprotein SmD3b-like — MSRSLGIPVKLLHEATGHIVTVEMKSGEVYRGSMVECEDNWNCQLESITYTAKDGRVSQLEHVFIRGSKVRFMIIPDMLKNAPMFKRLEARIKGKGTSLGVGRGRAIAMRAKAQAAGGRGAAPGRGVVPPVRR, encoded by the exons ATGAGTCGAAGCTTAGGCATACCGGTAAAGCTTCTACACGAAGCGACGGGACATATAGTGACGGTAGAGATGAAGAGTGGAGAGGTGTACAGAGGAAGTATGGTGGAGTGCGAGGACAACTGGAATTGCCAACTCGAGAGCATCACCTACACTGCTAAA GATGGAAGGGTGTCACAACTAGAGCATGTTTTTATCCGAGGCAGCAAAGTCAG GTTCATGATAATTCCTGATATGCTTAAGAATGCTCCTATGTTCAAGCGGCTAGAAGCAAGAATCAAG GGCAAAGGTACATCACTTGGTGTTGGTCGGGGACGTGCTATTGCTATGCGAGCTAAA GCTCAGGCTGCTGGTGGTCGTGGAGCAGCACCTGGTCGAGGTGTTGTGCCACCTGTAAGAAGATGA